One Balaenoptera ricei isolate mBalRic1 chromosome 16, mBalRic1.hap2, whole genome shotgun sequence genomic window carries:
- the LOC132350594 gene encoding mannose-binding protein A-like isoform X2, with protein sequence MFLFLSLPVLLLCVVTASCSETKACEDAQKTCSVVTCGIPVTNGTPGRDGRDGPKGEKGEPGQGLRGLQGPPGKMGPQGNIGKPGLPGPKGHKGDRGDSSGKELTPASDIRSLKSQLDHIKKLQSFSLGKKSGKMLYVTNGEKMPFSKVKALCAELGATVATPKNAEENKAIQDMATDIAFLGITDEVTEGQFMYVTGGRMGYSNWKKGEPNNHGSGEDCVLLLRDGFWNDISCSSSFLAICEFPA encoded by the exons ATGTTCCTGTTTTTGTCACTTCCTGTCCTCCTTCTGTGTGTGGTGACAGCATCCTGCTCAGAAACAAAAGCCTGTGAGGATGCCCAGAAGACCTGTTCAGTGGTGACCTGTGGCATCCCGGTCACCAACGGCACCCCAGGCAGAGATGGGCGAGATGGACccaagggagaaaagggagagccAG GGCAAGGGCTCAGAGGCTTGCAGGGCCCTCCAGGGAAAATGGGGCCTCAAGGAAACATAGGGAAACCTGGGCTTCCAGGACCAAAGGGCCACAAAGGAGATCGTGGAGACAGTTCGGGTAAGGAGCTCACCCCAGCAAGTGAT ATAAGGAGCCTGAAATCACAACTGGATCACATCAAAAAGT TGCAAAGCTTCTCCTTGGGTAAAAAGTCTGGAAAGATGCTCTACGTGACCAATGGTGAAAAGATGCCTTTTTCCAAAGTGAAGGCTCTGTGCGCTGAGCTTGGGGCCACTGTGGCCACCCCCAAGAATGCTGAGGAGAACAAAGCCATCCAGGACATGGCCACTGACATAGCTTTCCTGGGCATCACAGATGAGGTGACCGAAGGCCAGTTTATGTATGTAACAGGAGGGAGGATGGGCTACAGCAACTGGAAGAAGGGTGAGCCGAATAACCATGGCTCAGGGGAGGATTGTGTCCTCCTCCTGAGAGACGGGTTCTGGAATGACAtctcctgctcttcctccttcttggccatctgtgaaTTCCCAGCCTGA
- the LOC132350594 gene encoding mannose-binding protein A-like isoform X1 codes for MFLFLSLPVLLLCVVTASCSETKACEDAQKTCSVVTCGIPVTNGTPGRDGRDGPKGEKGEPGQGLRGLQGPPGKMGPQGNIGKPGLPGPKGHKGDRGDSSVAEAKLANLEGQIRSLKSQLDHIKKLQSFSLGKKSGKMLYVTNGEKMPFSKVKALCAELGATVATPKNAEENKAIQDMATDIAFLGITDEVTEGQFMYVTGGRMGYSNWKKGEPNNHGSGEDCVLLLRDGFWNDISCSSSFLAICEFPA; via the exons ATGTTCCTGTTTTTGTCACTTCCTGTCCTCCTTCTGTGTGTGGTGACAGCATCCTGCTCAGAAACAAAAGCCTGTGAGGATGCCCAGAAGACCTGTTCAGTGGTGACCTGTGGCATCCCGGTCACCAACGGCACCCCAGGCAGAGATGGGCGAGATGGACccaagggagaaaagggagagccAG GGCAAGGGCTCAGAGGCTTGCAGGGCCCTCCAGGGAAAATGGGGCCTCAAGGAAACATAGGGAAACCTGGGCTTCCAGGACCAAAGGGCCACAAAGGAGATCGTGGAGACAGTTCGG TTGCCGAGGCTAAGCTGGCTAACTTAGAGGGACAGATAAGGAGCCTGAAATCACAACTGGATCACATCAAAAAGT TGCAAAGCTTCTCCTTGGGTAAAAAGTCTGGAAAGATGCTCTACGTGACCAATGGTGAAAAGATGCCTTTTTCCAAAGTGAAGGCTCTGTGCGCTGAGCTTGGGGCCACTGTGGCCACCCCCAAGAATGCTGAGGAGAACAAAGCCATCCAGGACATGGCCACTGACATAGCTTTCCTGGGCATCACAGATGAGGTGACCGAAGGCCAGTTTATGTATGTAACAGGAGGGAGGATGGGCTACAGCAACTGGAAGAAGGGTGAGCCGAATAACCATGGCTCAGGGGAGGATTGTGTCCTCCTCCTGAGAGACGGGTTCTGGAATGACAtctcctgctcttcctccttcttggccatctgtgaaTTCCCAGCCTGA